In one window of Bombus vancouverensis nearcticus chromosome 10, iyBomVanc1_principal, whole genome shotgun sequence DNA:
- the Rpn9 gene encoding regulatory particle non-ATPase 9 gives MAVSVAPKDVNTYLSQNQNVADKELATEWAQLEELYNKRLWHQLTLKLETFVKNPALQKGDKLVQLYINFLSTFENKINPLSLVEILAYVIQQFQDKQEAIKFLEKTESKVKSNNEAVALCKVLTGQILLEKLNNQEQAKQIIEEVEAILDNADGVTTVHGRFYLLASRLYRLQGKHAEYYRTALRYLGCIDLNNLSRQEQEQHAFFLGLAALLGEGVYNLGELLAHPVLQSLKGTPNSWLVDLLQAFNAGDIVALEKLKPQWSKVADLAAQELKLRQKISLLCLMEMTFKRQANNRQLTFAEISQETRLPLGEVELLVMKALAQGLVRGAIDQVAGTVNMTWVQPRVLDRTQIAGMVQRLDGWCKDVSSMERLLESRASEILTL, from the exons ATGGCGGTATCCGTGGCACCAAAAGATGTTAATACATATTTAAGTCAAAATCAAAATGTTGCAGACAAAGAATTGGCTACAGAATGGGCGCAACTCGAAGAATTATACAATAAAAg GCTTTGGCATCAATTGACACTTAAATTAGAAACATTTGTTAAAAATCCAGCGCTTCAGAAGGGAGATAAATTAGTACAGTTATACATAAactttttatctacttttgaaAACAA GATAAATCCTTTATCATTGGTAGAGATATTAGCATATGTAATACAACAGTTTCAAGATAAACAAGAAGCAATTAAATTCTTGGAAAAAACAGAATCTAAAGTTAAAAGCAATAATGAGGCAGTTGCTTTGTGTAAAGTTCTCACAGGACAGATCTTGCTTGAAAAGTTAAATAATCAAGAACAAGCAAAACAAATTATAGAGGAAGTAGAGGCTATATTGGATAATGCTGATGGTGTTACAACAGTTCATGGTAGATTTTATTTATTAGCGAGTCGCCTTTATCGTCTTCAAGGGAAACATGCTGAATATTATCGTACTGCTTTAAG ATACTTGGGTTGTATTGATTTAAATAATCTAAGTAGACAAGAACAGGAGCAGCATGCATTTTTCCTTGGATTGGCTGCACTTTTAGGTGAAGGAGTCTATAATCTTGGAGAATTGTTAGCTCATCCAGTTTTACAATCCTTGAAAGGTACTCCAAACTCTTGGTTAGTTGATTTATTACAAGCTTTCAATGCTGGTGACATTGTTGCACTTGAAAAATTAAAGCCACAATGGAGCAAAGTTGCTGATTTAGCTGCACAGGAGTTAAAGCTGAGACAAAAAATATCTCTTTTATGCCTCATGGAAATGACTTTCAAAAGGCAAGCTAATAATAG GCAATTAACATTTGCGGAAATTTCTCAAGAAACTCGTTTGCCTCTTGGTGAAGTAGAATTATTAGTAATGAAAGCTCTAGCTCAAGGTTTAGTTCGTGGTGCTATTGATCAAGTGGCAGGAACAGTAAACATGACATGGGTACAGCCTCGCGTATTAGATCGTACGCAAATAGCTGGAATGGTTCAACGACTTGATGGCTGGTGT
- the LOC117157084 gene encoding SID1 transmembrane family member 1: MLSMKKILTVFALLLSFDLHQVIPFQTLSFSPIVIVAEYKKEYQYVINTTVEYVFLYPVNNVTARIVVESNATTDLPLIVVVRQKREILSWQIPLVVQSAYFDDLAYNKTSQTLCSTNYNQSRLEEEEEFITVSLSTANYQNISFKLNMTKQYDFYISPGEERVVEISPSQPIYYGYTFPRQAESSSVIIRVSSDSDICMTVSIQNTTCPVFDLERNIQFSGYWQTVNRQGGITVPKQEYPLGFFVVLVVKGDDTDCYGAPSMIPVRNKRINLAINASITKRDYVIASGVVVFIIFSFCIAYVVSIVISKIRRERKIKQEILHQESEQIREPIPSPSTVEESIPHPSISIEDDSSLDEDDIDLMEDAFCDKEIIRTKLVLSVCDLARKDPKILRHKSRLYLYYLITVAIFYTLPAVQLLITYQHVLHVTGNQDMCYYNFLCAHPFLSLSDLNHVFSNIGYIMLGFLFIFLTSSREHDEFEREKNKCYGIPQHYGLFYAMGTALIMEGILSGSYHVCPNRSNFQFDTSFMYIITVLCMIKIYHNRHPDINARASVTFAMLAFIIFIGLLGVLYGSIYFWVLFTIVHLLTCLYMTIQIYYMGRWKVRTLLIRVIQISKHDARSGIRYFFRPLYMGRFIILIVGNLWNVALAVLGNMHSEKNFATFLLAVLMSNLILYTFFYIVMKVCHKERILLQPAIYIVLSIAFWGAALYFFIHNSISWELTPAQSRNYNKPCILLNFFDSHDIWHFLSALAMFFSFMVLLTLDDDLIDVHRSQISVF, from the exons aTGTTGAGTATGAAGAAGATTTTAACCGTATTTGCTCTGTTATTATCATTTGATCTTCATCAAGTTATTCCTTTTCAAACTCTATCATTTTCTCCTATTGTTATTGTGGCAGAATATAAGAAAGAATATCAATATGTCATAAACACTACTGTTGAGTATGTGTTTTTATATCCTGTTAATAAT GTAACTGCAAGAATAGTAGTTGAAAGTAATGCTACTACCGATCTACCTCTTATAGTGGTTGTTCGTCAAAAAAGAGAAATCCTATCATGGCAAATCCCCCTTGTAGTTCAAAGCGCATATTTTGATGATTTAGCATATAATAAAACAAGTCAAACTTTGTGTTCAACTAATTATAATCAAAGTAGActagaagaggaagaagaatttATTACTGTTAGTTTGTCCACTGCtaattatcaaaatatttcatttaaactTAACATGACAAAACAGTACGATTTTTATATAAG TCCTGGAGAAGAAAGAGTAGTAGAAATTTCACCATCCCAACCTATTTATTATGGTTATACTTTCCCAAGGCAAGCGGAAAGTTCTTCTGTGATCATTCGTGTTAGTTCCGATAGTGATATTTGTATGACAGTTTCAATACAGAATACAACA TGTCCTGTGTTTGATTTAGAGAGGAATATTCAATTTTCTGGTTATTGGCAAACTGTAAATCGACAAGGCGGTATAACTGTGCca AAACAAGAATATCCATTGGGCTTTTTTGTGGTACTTGTAGTAAAAGGTGATGATACCGATTGTTATGGAGCTCCTAGTATGATTCCTGTACGGAATAAACGCATTAATTTAGCAATAAATGCTAGTATTACCAAACGAGATTATGTTATTGCTTCAGGAGTagtagtatttattatttttagtttCTGTATAGCCTATGTTGTAAGCATTGTGATATCAAAaattagaagggaaagaaaaattaaacaagAGATATTACATCAAGAATCAGAGCAAATTCGTGAACCTATACCAAGCCCATCAACGGTAGAAGAG TCTATTCCACACCCATCAATATCCATAGAAGATGATTCTTCACTGGATGAAGATGATATCGACTTAATGGAAGATGCTTTTTgtgataaagaaataatacgaaCAAAACTTGTGCTTTCCGTTTGCGATTTGGCTCGTAAAGATCCAAAGATTCTTAGACATAAATCtcgattatatttatattatttgataACAGTTGctattttttatactttaccTGCGGTACAGCTGTTAATTACGTACCAACATGTACTACATGTTACTGGCAATCAAGATATGtgttattacaattttttatgtgCTCATCCATTTTTATCACTATCAGATCTCAATCATGTATTTTCAAATATCGGATACATCATGTTGggttttctatttatatttttaacatcTTCTCGAGAACATGATGAatttgaaagagaaaaaaataaatgttatggTATACCACAACATTATGGATTATTTTATGCAATGGGCACTGCGCTCATTATGGAAGGAATACTCTCAGGAAGTTATCACGTGTGTCCAAATCGAAGTAACTTTCAATTCG ATACGAGTTTTATGTACATCATAACAGTGCTATGTATGATCAAGATTTATCACAATCGTCATCCTGATATAAATGCCCGAGCATcagttacatttgcaatgttaGCATTCATCATCTTCATAGGATTGTTGGGAGTCTTATATGGTTCAATATACTTTTGGGTTCTGTTTACTATCGTACATTTGCTCACTTGCCTTTATATGACTATTCAAATTTACTACATGGGGCGATGGAAAGTTAGAACGTTATTGATAAGAGTAATACAG aTTAGTAAACATGATGCCCGTTCTGGAATTAGATATTTCTTTCGACCTTTATATATGGGAcgttttattatacttattgtAGGAAATTTGTGGAACGTTGCTCTCGCAGTACTTGGGAATATGCACAGCGAGAAAAATTTCGCAACGTTTCTGTTGGCTGTATTAATgtctaatttaattttatatacttttttttatattgttatGAAG GTTTGTCACAAAGAACGAATTCTACTTCAACCAGCGATTTATATTGTGTTATCAATCGCGTTTTGGGGCGCcgctttatatttttttatacacaATTCTATCTCGTGGGAGCTAACCCCAGCACAATCGCGCAATTATAATAAACCCTGCATACTCCTAAACTTTTTTGATAGTCATGACATTTGGCATTTTTTGTCTGCTTTAGCAATGTTTTTTTCATTTATGGTATTGCTTACTCTAGATGATGATCTAATTGATGTGCATCGAAGTCAGATTTCAGTCTTTTAA